The following proteins come from a genomic window of Actinopolyspora saharensis:
- a CDS encoding GNAT family N-acetyltransferase, with amino-acid sequence MKIRPIHQDDIPAILDLMELGAPYVRARTSSDYWLYANLFSTTCLVADYNGQLLGAIIAFCSQDHPENLYIQDVITDPDHRRQGISTALLQAVRDAGRRFGCQRLYLTSEPDNSAAHGTWTNMGFINVPGDHIVNGVEIISDYKGAGKHRAVYELRLHNTAVN; translated from the coding sequence ATGAAGATACGACCCATCCACCAGGACGACATCCCGGCGATCCTCGACCTCATGGAACTCGGAGCGCCCTACGTGCGGGCTCGCACCTCGTCCGACTACTGGCTTTACGCCAATCTCTTCTCCACAACCTGCCTCGTGGCCGACTACAACGGCCAACTCCTCGGTGCAATCATCGCTTTCTGCAGCCAGGATCACCCGGAGAACCTGTACATTCAAGATGTGATCACCGATCCGGATCACCGCCGACAGGGCATTTCCACGGCGCTGCTCCAGGCAGTGCGAGACGCCGGCCGCCGATTCGGGTGCCAACGTCTCTACCTGACATCGGAGCCCGACAACAGCGCCGCACACGGCACCTGGACCAACATGGGGTTCATCAACGTTCCCGGCGATCACATCGTCAACGGTGTCGAGATCATCTCCGATTACAAGGGAGCCGGCAAGCATCGGGCCGTATACGAACTGCGTCTGCACAACACCGCCGTGAATTGA